One genomic segment of Paenibacillus xylanexedens includes these proteins:
- a CDS encoding class I SAM-dependent methyltransferase: MSMEWYDMIAQRNGGYKGRALYTLEGNSAEDIFEERLIKLLPQYTSVLDAGCGHGEFTLKMSEYTDHIMGFDNSEEMIKIARNSLHSSTITNVEFVCVSTKEKMPFEDKQFGLIYDRRGPTSIIEHGRLLQKGGVMIGIHTDITKVRERLERNAFKEIKIEEYNEALMIFSDEKEFAIFLSDIPGNPDYTQPEYREQLETKLEENRINGRLAVRERKYIWQAIRS, translated from the coding sequence ATGAGCATGGAATGGTACGATATGATTGCACAACGTAATGGGGGATACAAGGGTAGAGCTTTGTATACGTTGGAAGGTAACTCTGCTGAAGATATTTTTGAAGAGCGGTTGATTAAGCTTCTGCCTCAGTATACATCCGTGCTCGATGCAGGCTGTGGACATGGGGAGTTTACGTTGAAAATGTCAGAATATACCGATCACATTATGGGGTTTGATAATTCGGAAGAGATGATAAAGATAGCTCGGAACAGTCTTCATTCAAGCACGATAACAAATGTGGAATTTGTCTGTGTCAGCACAAAAGAAAAGATGCCATTTGAAGATAAGCAATTTGGTCTGATCTATGATCGCAGAGGTCCAACTTCCATTATTGAGCATGGGAGATTGCTGCAAAAGGGTGGAGTCATGATTGGTATTCATACGGATATAACAAAGGTACGTGAGCGTTTGGAAAGAAATGCATTTAAGGAGATCAAGATTGAGGAATATAACGAGGCACTTATGATTTTCTCGGATGAAAAAGAGTTTGCCATCTTTCTCTCCGATATCCCCGGAAACCCGGATTATACACAGCCTGAGTACCGGGAACAGCTGGAAACCAAGCTGGAGGAGAACCGGATTAACGGTAGACTTGCTGTGAGAGAACGCAAGTATATCTGGCAGGCCATAAGGAGCTGA
- a CDS encoding GNAT family N-acetyltransferase, whose amino-acid sequence MNVYESNEITVRFLETEDEQHLVKWLSDPEVLQYYEGRDRPHDLEQVREHFYNQKDGATRCIVEYGGHPIGYIQFYELEEEERTEYGYGDTDEIIYGTDQFIGEVEYWNKGIGTQLMQSMLAYLINEKQARKVVMDPQSWNLRAISCYEKCGFQKIKLLEKHEQHEGQMRDCWLMEYAL is encoded by the coding sequence ATGAATGTATATGAATCGAATGAAATCACCGTACGTTTCTTGGAAACAGAAGATGAACAACACTTGGTGAAGTGGCTGTCAGACCCGGAAGTTCTTCAATACTATGAAGGGCGTGATCGGCCGCATGATCTGGAACAGGTGAGAGAGCATTTTTACAATCAGAAAGATGGTGCTACTCGTTGTATCGTTGAGTATGGAGGACATCCGATTGGATACATTCAGTTCTATGAGCTTGAGGAAGAAGAGCGAACGGAGTATGGTTATGGAGACACGGATGAGATCATCTATGGAACGGATCAGTTTATTGGTGAGGTAGAATACTGGAATAAAGGCATTGGTACACAGTTGATGCAATCCATGCTGGCTTATCTGATTAATGAAAAACAAGCCCGTAAAGTGGTTATGGACCCTCAATCCTGGAACTTAAGGGCGATATCCTGTTACGAGAAATGTGGTTTCCAAAAGATTAAGCTGTTGGAGAAACATGAGCAGCACGAAGGACAGATGCGAGACTGTTGGCTTATGGAATATGCCCTGTAG
- a CDS encoding BglG family transcription antiterminator, translating to MIFPTKRLKKLFHLIHGEGQEQAWTSQALADRLEVTVRTIRDDLKKLDHILAGHGGSLESKRGRGYSIRVHDAKRYNELLEERKDDGQKGAPVPGSPDERIRYELFKLLGEPGHIKMEDLADQLFISRATMNNDLKIIRQILENYQLQLQIKPGHGVKVVGDEQRFRYCLAEYADARDEELGPEGMTVAQERLLYPIEPAHIREIVIRHVGKQNVRIADVALKDLITHLAVMVLRIKQGHELERFEKVEANVQDQQLAQQIIQDLESLYSIHCPVGERDYLLLHIVSKKMTATDWNGLQSDPLYVAVQQMLGHIYDRYTYDLRDDERLPNDLYAHLKPMITRLEHGMNMRNPLLGHIRKYYPLAYEITISAVKQLQTYVPHEINDSEIGYLALHIGAALERKYQIPHRKRKSVLLVCGSGYGTARILESRLRSLFAELEVSRVVSLREYEEMGSVPEDLVISTIRLRESKGKPSAVIAAIPSERDMATITHLVRTSDEQEEMTLLRYFDPALFMFRSDQPDKMTLMAEMSGALLEKGVVTEQFWPAVQEREKMASTALGRGMAIPHPMELSSTRTTVSVCLLEKPIPWDEENEVHAVFMLSICKEDYEQAMGIYDLFVELIRQEEQLESLRSCGSFDAFAQLVCETLSLKSTEVY from the coding sequence ATGATTTTTCCAACTAAACGGTTGAAAAAGCTGTTCCACCTCATTCATGGTGAAGGACAGGAACAGGCTTGGACGAGCCAAGCACTTGCAGACAGGCTGGAAGTTACTGTACGTACTATTCGGGATGATCTGAAAAAGCTGGATCATATCCTCGCGGGGCATGGCGGGAGCCTGGAATCCAAGCGTGGGCGGGGTTATTCCATTCGTGTGCATGATGCGAAGCGGTATAATGAGCTGTTGGAGGAACGGAAGGATGATGGGCAAAAAGGTGCTCCAGTACCTGGTTCGCCTGATGAGCGTATCCGTTATGAATTGTTCAAGCTGCTTGGTGAACCGGGTCATATCAAGATGGAAGACCTCGCTGATCAGCTGTTTATAAGCCGTGCAACAATGAACAATGATCTGAAAATCATTCGTCAGATTTTGGAGAACTACCAGCTTCAGCTTCAGATCAAGCCAGGACATGGTGTGAAGGTCGTCGGAGACGAGCAAAGGTTTCGCTATTGCCTTGCCGAGTACGCCGATGCGCGAGATGAAGAACTGGGCCCCGAAGGAATGACCGTTGCACAGGAACGTTTGTTGTATCCAATCGAACCCGCACACATCCGCGAGATCGTCATTCGCCATGTAGGCAAACAGAATGTTCGTATTGCAGATGTGGCACTGAAAGATCTGATTACGCATCTGGCTGTTATGGTATTACGTATTAAGCAGGGGCATGAACTAGAGCGATTCGAGAAAGTGGAGGCGAATGTTCAGGATCAGCAACTTGCGCAGCAGATTATTCAGGATCTGGAGTCGTTATATTCCATTCATTGTCCAGTTGGAGAACGAGATTATCTGCTGCTGCACATTGTTAGCAAAAAAATGACCGCTACCGATTGGAATGGACTTCAAAGTGACCCGTTATATGTTGCTGTACAGCAGATGCTGGGACATATCTATGATCGTTACACCTATGATCTGCGGGATGATGAACGCTTGCCGAATGATCTGTATGCCCATCTGAAGCCCATGATTACGCGGTTGGAACATGGCATGAACATGCGGAATCCACTGCTGGGACATATACGTAAATATTATCCACTCGCCTATGAGATTACGATAAGTGCAGTGAAACAGCTACAGACATATGTACCTCACGAAATCAATGACAGCGAGATCGGTTACCTGGCTCTTCATATTGGTGCAGCATTGGAACGTAAATACCAGATTCCTCATCGCAAACGGAAATCCGTGTTGCTGGTCTGTGGATCAGGATATGGCACAGCCCGTATTCTTGAATCCAGATTACGTTCTTTATTTGCCGAGCTGGAGGTATCTCGTGTAGTTTCGCTACGGGAGTACGAGGAGATGGGGAGTGTGCCTGAAGATTTGGTCATTTCCACGATCCGGTTACGCGAGTCCAAAGGCAAGCCGTCGGCTGTCATTGCTGCGATTCCATCGGAACGAGACATGGCAACGATCACTCATCTGGTGCGAACCAGTGATGAGCAGGAGGAAATGACGCTGCTACGTTACTTTGATCCAGCGTTGTTCATGTTTCGGTCCGATCAGCCTGACAAAATGACACTTATGGCTGAGATGAGCGGAGCACTGTTGGAGAAGGGAGTTGTGACGGAGCAGTTCTGGCCCGCTGTGCAGGAACGGGAAAAGATGGCTTCAACGGCGCTTGGAAGAGGCATGGCGATTCCGCACCCCATGGAGCTGAGTTCAACCCGTACGACCGTATCGGTATGTCTGCTCGAGAAGCCGATTCCGTGGGATGAGGAAAATGAAGTACATGCTGTATTTATGTTATCCATCTGCAAAGAGGATTACGAACAGGCTATGGGAATCTATGATCTGTTTGTAGAGTTGATCCGACAGGAGGAGCAGCTGGAAAGCCTGCGATCCTGCGGCAGCTTCGATGCCTTTGCCCAACTTGTATGCGAAACGTTGAGTCTGAAAAGTACCGAAGTGTATTAA
- a CDS encoding sporulation protein gives MSFFKKMLASVGVGAAKVNTELHTPEVTPGGIISGVVYIEGGDVEQNVDRIYLSIKTHYIREHDDRKVKETAVIAKYLLTEGFTLQPGAKLEKDFSFDLPENLPITLHRAEVWVETGLDISSAVDPSDRDRLHVVPSKDMNTVLDAIDILGFKLREVTNDYAPKLGGNLPFVQEFEFVPTNKFRGHLDELEVLFYPMGDSLELLLQIDRRARGLSGIFSEAMGTDESFVRLHLYERHLARGAHSVAQGLEEIISKHI, from the coding sequence ATGTCATTTTTCAAGAAAATGTTAGCCAGTGTAGGTGTTGGAGCAGCCAAAGTAAATACGGAATTGCATACACCAGAGGTCACGCCTGGAGGAATCATCTCGGGGGTTGTGTACATTGAAGGTGGAGATGTGGAACAGAACGTAGATCGAATCTATCTTTCAATCAAAACCCATTACATACGGGAGCACGATGATCGTAAAGTAAAAGAAACAGCCGTTATAGCCAAATATCTGCTCACCGAAGGTTTCACCTTACAGCCTGGAGCCAAATTGGAGAAAGACTTTTCATTTGACCTCCCAGAAAATCTGCCAATTACACTGCATCGTGCAGAGGTATGGGTGGAGACGGGCCTCGATATTTCAAGTGCTGTAGACCCCTCAGACCGGGACAGACTCCATGTTGTTCCTAGCAAAGACATGAACACCGTGCTCGATGCAATTGATATCCTTGGTTTCAAGCTCCGTGAAGTAACCAATGACTATGCGCCGAAGCTGGGCGGTAATCTGCCATTTGTGCAGGAATTCGAATTTGTACCAACAAACAAGTTTCGTGGGCATCTGGATGAGTTGGAAGTGCTGTTCTATCCCATGGGCGATTCGCTGGAGCTGCTATTACAGATCGATCGCCGCGCTCGTGGACTCAGTGGAATATTCTCCGAAGCCATGGGTACGGATGAGAGCTTTGTCCGCCTGCATCTGTATGAAAGACATCTGGCGCGAGGGGCGCATTCTGTCGCTCAAGGACTGGAAGAAATCATTTCCAAACATATCTAA